The DNA sequence GCTGTTCGGTGTTCACCGAAGCAGTTATCGCTACATTCGTAAAAATGGCAGGGATTCTGACGCTGAGCGTGCCGTTAAACGGAGTCTCGTCAGTGAAGTCTGGAACGCCAGTGGTGGCTCTGCTGGCGCGAGAAGTATCGCCACGATGGTCAGCGCTAAGGGCGTCAGACTCGGGCGATGGCTGGCCGGTAAGCTGATGAAAGAGCTGGATATCGCCAGTTGCCAGGTCCCGGCGCATAAATACAAACGCGGCGGGAACGAACACATTGAAATACCGAACCATCTCGACCGGCAGTTCGCGGTTACCGCGCCGGATCAGGTCTGGTGCGGCGATGTGACGTATATCTGGACGGGAAAATGCTGGGCTTATCTGGCAGCAGTGCTGGATCTGTTCGCCCGCAAACCTGTGGGCTGGGCGATATCGACGTCGCCGGACTCGGCCCTCACGGTCAAAGCATTGCAGATGGCCTGGGAGCTTCGGGGTAAGCCAACAGGCGTGATGTTCCACAGCGATCAGGGCAGCCACTATACCAGCCGTCAGTACCGGCAGGCTCTGTGGCGCTGTCGGAT is a window from the Erwinia sp. genome containing:
- a CDS encoding hypothetical protein (ID:JIFNMEKO_00015;~source:Prodigal:2.6) codes for the protein MGPDGTVIARDVADYRALSLVEAVIALRRHPFGLQAPEEPLHRGIIPAVTPATHALLYPTAPQSLPVLTAGIVAALIAVEHHACWLTPKLPGHLQCFDREGRVRRRRYRPAHRFAGEQIQHCCQISPAFSRPDIRHIAAPDLIRRGNRELPVEMVRYFNVFVPAAFVFMRRDLATGDIQLFHQLTGQPSPESDALSADHRGDTSRASRATTGVPDFTDETPFNGTLSVRIPAIFTNVAITASVNTEQPAQWRYRVVRPQTVYYRELFRESDIKSAVAFFRISFSISRRCIRFLISLSSVCSGVRGSPGGVFPWRSIRNDFTRRLMAERLTFIALAASP